In Actinoplanes derwentensis, the following proteins share a genomic window:
- a CDS encoding NADH-quinone oxidoreductase subunit J: MTAVSTGEQIAFWILGSLAVIGALGMVLARNAVHSALWLVVTMLNLGFFYVINSAPFLGFVQIIVYTGAIMMLFLFVLMLVGRDASDSLIETLRGQRIAAIALGVAFAALIGTGLARALGSTPTMGLDAANANGNVQGLASLLFTKYVFAFEVTSALLITAAVGAMILAHVEKTKEETRDQVTRMKDRFRPGNYPGAKPGPGVYANTMSVAAPARLPDGNGAERSISPILPIRELTPDEVAPKGTEK; the protein is encoded by the coding sequence ATGACCGCCGTCTCCACCGGGGAGCAGATCGCGTTCTGGATCCTCGGCTCGCTCGCGGTGATCGGCGCGCTCGGCATGGTGCTGGCCCGTAACGCGGTGCACTCCGCGTTGTGGCTGGTCGTCACGATGCTGAACCTCGGGTTCTTCTACGTGATCAACTCGGCGCCGTTCCTCGGTTTCGTGCAGATCATCGTCTACACCGGCGCGATCATGATGCTGTTCCTGTTCGTGCTGATGCTGGTCGGCCGGGACGCGTCGGACTCGTTGATCGAGACCCTGCGCGGTCAGCGGATCGCCGCGATCGCGCTGGGTGTCGCCTTCGCCGCGCTGATCGGCACCGGTCTGGCCCGTGCCCTCGGCTCCACCCCCACGATGGGCCTGGATGCCGCCAACGCGAACGGCAACGTCCAGGGCCTGGCCTCGCTGCTCTTCACCAAGTACGTCTTCGCCTTCGAGGTGACCTCGGCTCTGCTGATCACCGCGGCGGTCGGCGCCATGATCCTGGCGCACGTCGAGAAGACGAAGGAGGAGACGCGGGATCAGGTGACCCGGATGAAGGACCGGTTCCGTCCCGGCAACTACCCGGGTGCCAAGCCCGGACCCGGCGTCTACGCGAACACCATGTCGGTGGCCGCGCCGGCCCGGCTGCCGGACGGTAACGGAGCCGAGCGGAGCATCTCGCCGATCCTCCCGATCCGGGAGCTGACCCCGGACGAGGTCGCGCCTAAGGGGACCGAGAAGTGA
- the nuoL gene encoding NADH-quinone oxidoreductase subunit L, which translates to MEQTVEFAPAAGVLSNIWLLVAIPLASAAILLLLGKRADKWGHWLGVASVAASFVLGLIFFLSLAGLEDGRRSAELSLWDFIVVGDLKVDFGLLFDPLAGVFVLLITGVGSLIHLYAVGYMEHDPGRRRFFAYFNLFVSAMLLLVLGNNYVMLYFGWEGVGLASYLLISFWYTKPSAATAGKKAFLMNRVGDAGLAIGIFLMFTELGSTQYADVFNGVDSLAAGTVLVMGILLLLGACGKSGQFPLQAWLPDAMEGPTPVSALIHAATMVTAGVYLIARSNPIFSANTTLQLIVVSIGALTLLIGCVIGSAKDDIKRVLAWSTVSQIGYMFLGVGLGGGAYALAIVHLLAHGFFKANMFLGAGSVMHGMHDQVDIRRFGGLSKHMKITWLTFGTGWLAIIGIPPLSGYFSKEPIIAAAFEREVVWEAWVFGMAALIGAGLTAFYMTRLFVLTFHGPARWTEDNQHPHESPAIMTIPLILLAVGSVGAGFLLSTSVPDWLTPVLGASEGEAHGVLSHTVITILSLVVTVLGAGLAWAIFRKGTALEPQPAGVLVTAARRNLYTDAINEAVFERPGIYLTRALVFLDNRGIDGLVNGIAAGVGGGSGRLRRLQTGFVRSYAMSILTGAMLVVGAFLAIQLGWLA; encoded by the coding sequence ATGGAACAGACTGTGGAGTTCGCCCCCGCGGCGGGAGTGTTGAGCAACATCTGGTTGCTCGTGGCGATCCCGCTGGCCAGCGCGGCGATCCTGCTGCTGCTCGGCAAGCGGGCGGACAAGTGGGGACACTGGCTGGGCGTCGCCTCGGTCGCGGCCTCGTTCGTACTCGGGCTGATCTTCTTCTTGAGTCTCGCCGGTCTGGAGGACGGCAGGCGTTCGGCGGAGCTGAGCCTCTGGGACTTCATCGTGGTCGGCGACCTGAAGGTCGACTTCGGGCTGCTCTTCGACCCGCTGGCCGGCGTCTTCGTGCTGCTGATCACCGGTGTCGGCTCGCTGATCCACCTGTACGCGGTCGGGTACATGGAGCACGACCCCGGCCGCCGGCGGTTCTTCGCCTACTTCAACCTCTTCGTCTCGGCGATGTTGCTGCTGGTCCTGGGCAACAACTACGTGATGCTGTACTTCGGCTGGGAAGGCGTCGGCCTGGCGTCCTACCTGCTGATCTCGTTCTGGTACACCAAGCCGTCGGCGGCCACCGCGGGCAAGAAGGCCTTCCTGATGAACCGGGTCGGCGACGCCGGCCTGGCCATCGGCATCTTCCTGATGTTCACCGAGCTGGGCAGCACGCAGTACGCGGACGTCTTCAACGGCGTCGACTCGCTCGCCGCCGGAACGGTCCTGGTCATGGGGATTCTGCTGCTGCTCGGCGCGTGCGGAAAGTCCGGCCAGTTCCCGTTGCAGGCCTGGCTTCCGGACGCGATGGAGGGCCCGACCCCGGTCTCCGCGCTCATCCACGCGGCGACCATGGTCACCGCCGGTGTCTACCTGATCGCCCGGTCCAACCCGATCTTCTCGGCGAACACCACGCTGCAGCTGATCGTGGTGAGCATCGGCGCGCTGACCCTGCTGATCGGCTGTGTCATCGGTTCGGCCAAGGACGACATCAAGCGTGTCCTGGCCTGGTCGACGGTCTCCCAGATCGGTTACATGTTCCTCGGTGTCGGGCTCGGCGGCGGGGCGTACGCGCTGGCCATCGTGCACCTGCTGGCACACGGCTTCTTCAAGGCCAACATGTTCCTCGGGGCCGGTTCGGTCATGCACGGGATGCACGACCAGGTCGACATCCGGCGATTCGGTGGCCTGTCCAAGCACATGAAGATCACCTGGCTGACCTTCGGGACCGGCTGGCTGGCGATCATCGGCATCCCGCCGCTCTCCGGGTACTTCTCCAAGGAGCCGATCATCGCGGCCGCCTTCGAGCGGGAAGTGGTCTGGGAAGCCTGGGTCTTCGGGATGGCGGCGCTGATCGGTGCCGGACTGACCGCGTTCTACATGACCCGGCTCTTTGTGCTGACCTTCCACGGCCCGGCCCGCTGGACCGAGGACAACCAGCACCCGCACGAATCCCCGGCGATCATGACGATTCCGCTGATCCTGCTGGCGGTCGGCTCGGTCGGCGCCGGTTTCCTTCTCAGCACCAGCGTGCCGGACTGGCTGACCCCGGTCCTCGGCGCGTCGGAAGGCGAAGCACACGGCGTGCTGTCGCACACCGTCATCACCATCCTGTCGCTGGTGGTCACGGTGCTGGGTGCGGGTCTGGCCTGGGCGATCTTCCGTAAGGGCACGGCTCTCGAACCGCAGCCGGCCGGTGTGCTGGTCACGGCGGCCCGGCGCAACCTCTACACCGACGCGATCAACGAGGCGGTGTTCGAGCGGCCCGGCATCTACCTCACCCGGGCACTCGTCTTCCTCGACAACCGGGGGATCGACGGCCTGGTCAACGGGATCGCGGCCGGAGTCGGCGGCGGTTCCGGCAGGTTGCGGCGGCTCCAGACCGGCTTCGTCCGCTCGTACGCCATGTCCATCCTCACCGGCGCCATGCTCGTGGTCGGCGCCTTCCTCGCGATCCAACTGGGGTGGTTGGCGTGA
- a CDS encoding pyridoxamine 5'-phosphate oxidase family protein, whose amino-acid sequence MSDSTLLPTSLAETLQAYRTCELATLSKSGSPVAWPTSGLVLDDGTILLTTSLGFPQKAVNIRRDERVALLFSDPTASGLKHPTQVLVRGEARCPGEVHVTPAGDLEPFWAMLFERQPASQSYLDWPATLLTDFYYMRLKIVVTPTEVVERPLPDLSSTGLADSALIGAEVLAEFASVVLTAVDKAGAPVLLRTTVEAETGGYRIAVPEDLPLAAGPAGLLVHRHDEQLWNLYNASVRGELVADGAGWLLKPERLVEPGGRHRGGVLDQLRIVRETRRATKRYLDQRGLARPVVPWADYRAIRARVRA is encoded by the coding sequence GTGTCTGACTCGACCCTGCTGCCGACCTCCCTCGCCGAGACTCTTCAGGCCTACCGGACCTGTGAACTCGCCACCCTGAGCAAGAGCGGATCGCCGGTCGCCTGGCCGACTTCCGGGCTGGTCCTGGACGACGGCACGATCCTGCTGACCACCTCGCTGGGGTTCCCGCAGAAGGCGGTCAACATCCGGCGGGACGAGCGGGTGGCACTGCTGTTCTCCGACCCCACGGCGAGCGGTCTGAAGCATCCGACCCAGGTTCTGGTACGGGGGGAAGCACGCTGCCCCGGTGAGGTCCACGTGACGCCGGCCGGTGACCTCGAACCGTTCTGGGCGATGCTGTTCGAACGCCAGCCCGCCTCGCAGTCCTACCTGGACTGGCCGGCGACACTACTGACCGATTTCTATTACATGCGCCTGAAGATCGTCGTCACGCCCACCGAGGTCGTCGAACGGCCGTTGCCGGACTTGTCGTCGACCGGTCTCGCCGACAGCGCACTGATCGGCGCCGAGGTGCTGGCCGAGTTCGCGTCGGTGGTGCTGACCGCGGTGGACAAGGCCGGTGCCCCGGTGCTGCTGCGGACCACGGTCGAGGCGGAGACGGGCGGGTACCGGATCGCGGTTCCGGAGGATCTGCCGCTCGCCGCCGGGCCGGCCGGGCTGCTCGTGCACCGGCACGACGAACAGCTCTGGAATCTCTACAACGCGAGCGTGCGCGGCGAACTGGTGGCCGACGGTGCCGGCTGGCTGCTGAAGCCGGAGCGTCTCGTGGAACCCGGCGGGCGGCACCGGGGCGGGGTGCTCGACCAGCTCCGGATCGTGCGGGAGACCCGGCGGGCCACCAAGCGGTATCTGGACCAGCGGGGGCTCGCCCGGCCGGTCGTGCCCTGGGCCGACTACCGGGCGATCCGGGCCCGGGTCCGGGCGTGA
- a CDS encoding IclR family transcriptional regulator encodes MRDPLAEPSDLIRSVSRALRVLESVGRAPRGLTVKQIARRCELTVATTYHLVRTLAYEGYVIRREDGTYIVGLEIADRYRELVSAFRGPPAVGEALRRAAVDSGYSHYLGRFVGGRIAVTASAEGARSPFMDDVAPGFDEGGHATALGKALLATLTPDQRSRYLRDYGMRAFTPATLTTPEALEADLAAGERRGMQIEMGQFRQGLASASVVVVADRDMERRLVLACSMPAAEMLTSARVVRAKLTAAARNVAEALSGGESATA; translated from the coding sequence GTGCGTGACCCCCTAGCGGAGCCGTCAGATCTCATCCGGAGCGTTTCGCGTGCCCTGCGCGTGCTGGAATCGGTGGGCCGGGCGCCACGCGGGCTCACCGTGAAACAGATCGCTCGACGGTGCGAACTGACCGTCGCGACGACGTACCACCTGGTTCGGACCTTGGCGTACGAGGGCTACGTCATCCGGCGTGAGGACGGTACGTACATCGTCGGGCTGGAGATCGCCGATCGGTACCGTGAGCTGGTCTCCGCCTTCCGCGGCCCGCCCGCTGTCGGTGAGGCGCTGCGCCGGGCCGCCGTCGACAGTGGATACAGCCACTACCTGGGCCGATTCGTCGGCGGGCGGATAGCCGTCACCGCCTCCGCCGAAGGCGCGCGGTCGCCGTTCATGGACGACGTCGCCCCCGGTTTCGACGAAGGCGGGCACGCCACCGCGCTCGGCAAGGCGCTCCTGGCCACCCTCACCCCTGACCAGCGGTCGCGCTACCTGCGTGACTACGGGATGCGGGCCTTCACCCCGGCCACCCTCACCACGCCCGAGGCGCTCGAAGCCGACCTGGCCGCTGGTGAACGGCGTGGCATGCAGATCGAGATGGGTCAGTTCCGGCAGGGCCTCGCCTCCGCCTCCGTCGTCGTCGTCGCCGACCGCGACATGGAACGACGCCTCGTCCTGGCCTGCTCGATGCCGGCTGCCGAGATGCTGACCTCGGCCCGGGTGGTCCGCGCCAAACTCACCGCGGCCGCCCGGAACGTGGCCGAAGCCCTGTCCGGCGGCGAGTCCGCAACCGCCTGA
- a CDS encoding polyprenyl synthetase family protein — protein MDESVSATLAAVEIALRGHVSSADPLVAEAARHLAEAGGKRFRPLLVALGAQFGDPSAPQVVAAANVVELTHLATLYHDDVMDEAAVRRGAASANARWGNSVAILVGDYLFAQAADLAATLGTEAVHLQAQTFARLVHGQIAETVGPRGSDPIEHHLHVITEKTASLIATAARFGGLFSGARPEFVEALAGYGETIGIAFQLSDDLLDIASESVQSGKTPGTDLREGVPTLPMLYALADDDAEPSAVRLRELLASGPLTDDTLHAEALTLLRESAAMKRARETVRGYAEAARSSLAPLPAGEAKRTMEALCDFIADRTG, from the coding sequence ATGGACGAGTCGGTGTCCGCGACGCTGGCCGCTGTGGAGATCGCGTTGCGCGGCCATGTGTCCAGCGCTGATCCGCTGGTGGCGGAGGCCGCGCGGCATCTCGCCGAGGCCGGGGGCAAGCGGTTCCGGCCGTTGCTCGTCGCGCTCGGCGCCCAGTTCGGTGACCCGTCGGCGCCACAGGTCGTCGCCGCAGCGAACGTGGTCGAGCTGACCCACCTGGCCACGCTCTACCACGACGACGTGATGGACGAGGCCGCCGTGCGGCGCGGTGCGGCGAGCGCCAACGCGCGCTGGGGCAACTCGGTCGCCATCCTGGTCGGTGACTACCTGTTCGCCCAGGCCGCCGACCTGGCCGCCACGCTCGGCACCGAGGCCGTGCACCTGCAGGCGCAGACCTTCGCGCGGCTGGTGCACGGGCAGATCGCCGAGACGGTTGGCCCGCGTGGCAGTGACCCGATCGAGCACCATCTGCACGTCATCACCGAGAAGACGGCCTCCCTGATCGCCACCGCGGCCCGGTTCGGCGGGCTCTTCTCCGGCGCCCGGCCGGAGTTCGTCGAGGCCCTCGCGGGTTACGGCGAGACCATCGGCATCGCCTTCCAGCTCTCCGACGACCTGCTCGACATCGCCAGTGAGTCGGTCCAGTCCGGCAAGACGCCCGGCACCGACCTGCGGGAGGGCGTGCCCACGCTGCCGATGCTCTACGCGCTGGCCGACGACGACGCGGAGCCGTCCGCGGTCCGGCTCCGGGAGTTGCTGGCGTCCGGGCCGCTCACCGACGACACGCTTCATGCCGAGGCGCTGACCCTGCTGCGCGAGTCGGCGGCGATGAAACGGGCCCGGGAGACCGTCCGCGGTTATGCGGAGGCGGCCCGGTCGAGCCTGGCCCCGCTGCCCGCCGGTGAGGCGAAACGGACCATGGAGGCGCTCTGCGACTTCATCGCCGACCGGACCGGCTGA
- a CDS encoding NADH-quinone oxidoreductase subunit M has product MKDFPFLSVLTLLPLAGALVVAFIPRTKAELAKLVALGWSILVLVLSIFMWIAYSVGGDRFQFRESYAWIPAWGANFTFAADGIALVMLMLIAILFPIVILASWHDVDQSTRSAPAYFALLLAFEFTMIGVFAAADVFLFYVFFEIMLIPMYFIIGSFGTGQKQYAAVKFFLYSLVGGLFMLASVVGLWVVGGKTFDFTALAAIAGDLDTDTARWLFLGFFVAFAIKAPFFPFHTWLPDSGGAAPAGAAALLVGVMDKVGTFGILRYCLSLFPEASRWFAPAAMALAVIGIIYAALLAVGQNDLKRLVSYTSIAHFGFIGIGIFAFTTQAGTGAVLYMVNHGLATGLLFIVVGMFVARRGSSLVSDFGGAGKLVPVLAGVLFFAGLASLALPGTAPFVSEFLVLIGTFSTNKGYAVVATLGIVLAAAYVLWMIQRTTQGTLNPALTEVPAMSKDITLREKAVVAPLIALLLVLGFYPKPVTDVINPAVQATMQDVGVTDPAPNVEAGGKVGG; this is encoded by the coding sequence GTGAAAGATTTTCCCTTCCTCTCCGTACTGACGCTTCTACCGCTGGCCGGCGCGCTGGTGGTGGCCTTCATTCCGCGTACGAAGGCAGAACTGGCCAAGCTCGTCGCGCTCGGCTGGTCGATCCTCGTGCTGGTGCTGAGCATCTTCATGTGGATCGCCTACAGCGTCGGTGGCGACCGATTCCAGTTCCGCGAGTCGTACGCCTGGATTCCCGCGTGGGGCGCCAACTTCACGTTCGCGGCCGACGGCATCGCCCTCGTCATGCTGATGCTGATCGCGATCCTGTTCCCGATCGTGATCCTGGCGTCCTGGCACGACGTCGACCAGAGCACCCGGTCGGCACCGGCCTACTTCGCGCTGCTGCTGGCCTTCGAGTTCACCATGATCGGGGTGTTCGCCGCGGCGGACGTGTTCCTGTTCTACGTGTTCTTCGAGATCATGCTGATCCCGATGTACTTCATCATCGGCTCGTTCGGCACCGGCCAGAAGCAGTACGCCGCCGTCAAGTTCTTCCTGTACAGCCTGGTCGGCGGCCTCTTCATGCTGGCCTCGGTGGTCGGGCTGTGGGTGGTCGGCGGGAAGACCTTCGACTTCACCGCACTCGCCGCGATCGCCGGTGACCTGGACACCGACACCGCACGGTGGCTGTTCCTCGGCTTCTTCGTGGCGTTCGCGATCAAGGCACCGTTCTTCCCGTTCCACACCTGGCTGCCGGACTCCGGTGGCGCCGCCCCCGCCGGAGCCGCCGCACTGCTGGTCGGCGTGATGGACAAGGTCGGCACGTTCGGGATCCTGCGCTACTGCCTCTCGCTGTTCCCGGAGGCATCGCGCTGGTTCGCCCCGGCGGCGATGGCCTTGGCGGTGATCGGCATCATCTACGCGGCACTGCTCGCGGTCGGCCAGAACGACCTCAAGCGCCTCGTCTCGTACACGTCGATCGCGCACTTCGGCTTCATCGGCATCGGCATCTTCGCCTTCACCACCCAGGCCGGCACCGGCGCCGTGCTCTACATGGTCAACCACGGCCTGGCCACCGGCCTGCTCTTCATCGTGGTCGGCATGTTCGTGGCCCGGCGTGGATCGTCGCTGGTCAGTGACTTCGGCGGGGCCGGCAAGCTGGTACCCGTACTCGCCGGGGTGTTGTTCTTCGCCGGTCTGGCGTCGCTGGCGCTGCCCGGCACGGCACCGTTCGTCAGCGAGTTCCTGGTGCTGATCGGCACGTTCAGCACCAACAAGGGTTACGCCGTGGTGGCCACCCTCGGCATCGTGCTGGCCGCCGCCTACGTGCTGTGGATGATCCAGCGGACCACCCAGGGCACGCTCAACCCGGCACTGACCGAGGTGCCGGCGATGTCGAAGGACATCACCCTGCGGGAGAAGGCGGTCGTCGCCCCGCTGATCGCTCTCCTGCTGGTGCTCGGCTTCTACCCGAAGCCGGTCACCGACGTGATCAACCCGGCGGTGCAGGCGACCATGCAGGACGTCGGCGTGACAGACCCGGCCCCCAACGTGGAGGCCGGCGGAAAGGTGGGCGGCTGA
- a CDS encoding MFS transporter: MHELAKDPVETGSTSANAVRATSGALTTTIAVSIPVFLVGGLAVQVGDELNFSPAGLGLAVSAYFGVSALASIPAGNLVERYGSAKIARIAIGLAGASLIGIAFAARSLWTLTAILALGAAANAMGQLASNTSLSRYTPKNRQGLTFGIKQAAIPVCTLLAGAAVPVLALTVGWRWAFVLAGLLAGAAVLLVPGDGKRLPKNTRSGRSTGPLVVIGVAATLAAASANALGTFVVSSAVERGIAPGPAGLALTLGGAICALARIVGGWQADRHPDHQIGVIAALLGTGAAGLALLAVPGTPALLAGVVLGFGFGWAWPGLMTFAVVRLHPQAPAAATSITQTGVYAGGCVGPIALGAIAHGAGYPAMWFSAAAAMIGAAGLMVLGSRLISRSGRR, from the coding sequence ATGCACGAGCTCGCGAAAGACCCTGTTGAGACCGGCTCCACCAGCGCAAACGCGGTCCGGGCGACGAGCGGCGCACTTACCACGACGATCGCTGTTTCGATACCCGTCTTCCTGGTCGGCGGGCTCGCGGTTCAGGTCGGCGACGAGCTGAATTTCTCCCCCGCCGGGTTGGGACTGGCGGTCTCCGCCTACTTCGGAGTGAGCGCGCTGGCCTCGATCCCCGCCGGTAATCTGGTGGAACGATATGGTTCCGCCAAAATCGCCCGGATAGCGATCGGACTGGCCGGAGCGTCACTGATCGGTATCGCATTCGCGGCCCGGTCACTGTGGACACTGACCGCGATTCTGGCCCTCGGCGCGGCCGCCAACGCGATGGGACAACTGGCCAGCAACACCAGTCTTTCCCGATATACCCCGAAGAACCGGCAGGGCCTGACCTTCGGGATCAAGCAGGCCGCCATTCCGGTCTGCACCCTGCTGGCCGGCGCGGCGGTGCCGGTGCTCGCCCTGACCGTGGGCTGGCGCTGGGCGTTCGTCCTGGCCGGGCTGCTGGCCGGAGCCGCGGTCCTGCTGGTGCCCGGAGACGGCAAGAGGTTACCCAAAAACACGCGGTCCGGCCGGAGCACCGGCCCGTTGGTGGTCATCGGTGTCGCCGCGACGCTGGCCGCCGCTTCGGCCAACGCGCTGGGCACGTTTGTCGTCTCGTCCGCGGTGGAGCGCGGCATCGCGCCCGGCCCGGCCGGCCTGGCGCTCACCCTGGGCGGCGCGATCTGCGCCCTGGCCCGAATCGTCGGCGGCTGGCAGGCCGACCGCCACCCGGACCACCAGATCGGCGTCATCGCGGCCCTGTTGGGCACCGGAGCGGCCGGACTGGCCCTGCTGGCGGTCCCGGGGACCCCGGCGTTGCTGGCCGGTGTCGTCCTGGGCTTCGGGTTCGGCTGGGCCTGGCCCGGCCTGATGACCTTCGCCGTGGTGCGACTGCACCCGCAGGCACCGGCCGCGGCCACCTCGATCACCCAGACCGGTGTCTACGCCGGCGGTTGTGTCGGCCCGATCGCCCTGGGTGCGATCGCGCACGGGGCCGGTTACCCCGCGATGTGGTTCAGCGCGGCGGCCGCGATGATCGGCGCGGCCGGCCTGATGGTGCTGGGGAGCAGGCTGATCAGCCGGTCCGGTCGGCGATGA
- the nuoN gene encoding NADH-quinone oxidoreductase subunit NuoN, producing the protein MEPLKLPPIEYGALLPMLILFGAACAGILVEIVVPRRARNAVQLILSLLAVVASLTAVIVARGTRTITIGGAVAVDGPTLFLQGAILVLGGVSLLLIGERTIEKGGAFVAQAAVTIGSQKDARQTGSPGATEVYPLSTFALGGMLLFVAANDLLTMFVALEVFSLPLYLLCALARRRRLLSQEAALKYFLLGSYASAFFLFGVAFIYGFSGGIQLSVVHQAVADPQRSEVLLYVGLAMLSIGLLFKAALAPFHVWTPDVYQGAPTPITAFMAACTKVAAFGALLRILYVAFEGVRWNFQPVLGTIAVLTMFIGAILAVTQTDLKRLLAYSSIANAGYLMVGVLALNEAGLSGTMFYLVAYGFSVLAAFAIISLVRDSDGEATHLSRWAGIGRKSPLLAGVFTFILLAFAGIPLTSGFTSKFAVFGAAVEGGQTWLVIFGVVSSMLLAFPYLRVVVLMWLSEPGETTPTVSIPGFLTSAVLALGVLVTVALGVVPAPLIDLTREAAQFVR; encoded by the coding sequence ATGGAACCGTTGAAACTGCCTCCCATCGAGTACGGGGCACTGCTCCCGATGCTGATCCTCTTCGGCGCCGCGTGTGCCGGGATCCTCGTCGAGATCGTGGTGCCACGCCGGGCCCGTAACGCGGTCCAACTCATCCTGTCGCTGCTCGCCGTGGTGGCCTCGCTGACCGCGGTGATCGTGGCCCGGGGCACCCGGACGATCACCATCGGCGGTGCGGTCGCCGTGGACGGGCCGACACTGTTCCTGCAGGGCGCGATCCTCGTACTCGGCGGGGTCTCGCTGCTGCTGATCGGGGAGCGCACGATCGAGAAGGGCGGCGCGTTCGTCGCCCAGGCCGCGGTCACCATCGGCTCGCAGAAGGACGCCCGGCAGACCGGCAGTCCCGGCGCGACCGAGGTCTACCCGCTGAGCACCTTCGCGCTCGGCGGCATGCTCCTGTTCGTCGCGGCCAACGACCTGCTCACCATGTTCGTGGCGCTGGAGGTCTTCTCGCTGCCGCTCTACCTGCTGTGCGCGCTCGCCCGGCGGCGTCGCCTGCTCAGCCAGGAGGCAGCACTCAAGTACTTCCTGCTCGGCTCGTACGCCTCGGCGTTCTTCCTGTTCGGGGTGGCCTTCATCTACGGCTTCTCCGGCGGGATCCAGCTCAGCGTGGTGCACCAGGCGGTGGCCGACCCGCAGCGCAGCGAGGTGCTGCTCTACGTGGGCCTGGCCATGCTCTCGATCGGCCTGCTCTTCAAGGCGGCGCTGGCACCGTTCCACGTGTGGACGCCGGACGTCTACCAGGGCGCGCCGACGCCGATCACCGCGTTCATGGCGGCCTGCACCAAGGTCGCCGCGTTCGGGGCGCTGCTGCGGATCCTCTACGTGGCGTTCGAAGGGGTGCGCTGGAACTTCCAGCCGGTCCTCGGGACGATCGCGGTGCTCACCATGTTCATCGGCGCGATCCTGGCGGTCACCCAGACCGACCTGAAGCGGCTGCTGGCCTACTCGTCGATCGCGAACGCCGGATACCTGATGGTCGGTGTGCTCGCGCTCAACGAGGCGGGCCTGAGCGGCACGATGTTCTACCTGGTGGCGTACGGGTTCTCGGTGCTCGCCGCGTTCGCGATCATCAGCCTGGTGCGGGACTCCGACGGCGAGGCCACCCACCTGTCCCGGTGGGCCGGCATCGGGCGGAAGAGCCCACTGCTGGCCGGTGTCTTCACGTTCATCCTGCTGGCCTTCGCCGGTATCCCGCTGACCAGCGGTTTCACCAGCAAGTTCGCGGTCTTCGGGGCGGCCGTCGAAGGCGGTCAGACGTGGCTGGTCATCTTCGGCGTGGTCAGCAGCATGCTGTTGGCCTTCCCGTACCTGCGGGTGGTCGTGCTGATGTGGCTGTCCGAGCCGGGCGAGACGACGCCGACCGTCTCCATTCCGGGTTTCCTCACCTCGGCGGTGCTCGCGCTGGGTGTGCTCGTGACCGTGGCGCTGGGTGTCGTCCCGGCTCCGCTGATCGACCTGACCCGGGAAGCGGCACAGTTCGTCAGGTAG
- a CDS encoding anti-sigma factor has product MRCEDGHDDAAYVLGALSPIERAAYENHLATCSFCREAVADLAQVPDMLDRLDADEFERLLDPDLFSSHRPSPRPPSRPAVKKSRVLRTRIASTAVAAVLVLGIGGGVTAWAMNRDNPAGPPLGPAIAMTAVENGSPIAATVRITSTPGGSRVEMHCEYSSTGKPYTFRLIAYGPDEQREQLGSWLAQPGADFLMPAATHFAQGSLARLELVRYDGKVMLVYEPPR; this is encoded by the coding sequence ATGCGATGCGAGGACGGGCACGACGACGCCGCCTATGTCCTCGGCGCGTTGTCGCCGATCGAGCGGGCCGCATACGAGAACCACCTGGCGACATGTTCGTTCTGCCGGGAGGCCGTAGCCGATCTGGCACAGGTGCCGGACATGCTGGACCGGCTCGACGCGGACGAGTTCGAACGGCTGCTCGACCCGGATCTGTTCTCTTCCCATCGGCCGTCGCCCCGGCCGCCGTCTCGGCCGGCCGTCAAGAAGTCCCGGGTGCTGCGGACCCGGATCGCCAGCACCGCGGTCGCGGCTGTTCTGGTGCTCGGCATCGGCGGTGGGGTCACCGCATGGGCGATGAACCGGGACAACCCGGCCGGGCCACCGCTCGGTCCGGCGATCGCGATGACGGCTGTCGAGAACGGCTCACCGATCGCGGCCACCGTCCGGATCACCAGCACCCCCGGCGGCAGCCGGGTCGAGATGCACTGCGAATACAGCAGCACCGGCAAGCCCTACACGTTCCGGCTCATCGCGTACGGGCCGGACGAGCAGCGGGAACAACTCGGCTCGTGGCTGGCACAACCCGGCGCGGACTTCCTGATGCCGGCGGCCACCCACTTCGCGCAGGGCAGCCTGGCACGGCTCGAACTGGTCCGTTACGACGGCAAGGTCATGCTCGTCTACGAACCCCCGCGGTGA
- the nuoK gene encoding NADH-quinone oxidoreductase subunit NuoK: MTPDYYLVLAAILFTIGASGVLVRRNAIVLFMCIELMLNAANLALVTFSRINGGLDGQIISFFVMVVAAAEVVVGLAIIMSIFRTRRSASVDDANLLKY; this comes from the coding sequence GTGACTCCTGACTATTACCTCGTCCTGGCGGCGATCCTGTTCACCATCGGCGCCTCCGGCGTACTGGTCCGGCGCAACGCGATCGTCCTGTTCATGTGCATCGAGCTGATGCTGAACGCGGCGAACCTGGCGCTTGTCACCTTCAGCCGGATCAACGGCGGCCTGGACGGCCAGATCATCTCGTTCTTCGTGATGGTCGTCGCGGCGGCCGAGGTCGTGGTCGGCCTCGCCATCATCATGTCGATCTTCCGGACGCGACGTTCGGCGAGTGTCGACGACGCCAACCTCCTCAAGTACTGA